From a single Bacillus pseudomycoides DSM 12442 genomic region:
- a CDS encoding CxxH/CxxC protein translates to MKLPCCLEHVELALDIIVDECEVAPVINSVDNSEKEQKTCEFCQNKATYVVSNTDSHTICG, encoded by the coding sequence ATGAAGTTACCTTGTTGTTTAGAACATGTAGAATTAGCGTTGGATATCATTGTGGATGAGTGTGAAGTAGCGCCAGTTATCAACAGTGTGGATAACTCAGAAAAAGAACAAAAAACATGTGAATTTTGTCAAAACAAGGCGACATATGTTGTATCGAACACAGATTCTCACACAATATGTGGGTAA
- a CDS encoding MBL fold metallo-hydrolase, whose protein sequence is MGLHFSVLASGSTGNALYVGTEKQKLLIDAGLSGKATEALFQQAELNIQDISGILVTHEHSDHIKGLGVLARKYQLPVYANEKTWSAMEHLIGNIPTDQKFVFSIGDVKTFGDIEVESFGVSHDAAEPMFYAFHHNGRKLALITDTGYVSDRMKGIIKGANAFVFESNHDVEMLRMGRYPWSIKRRILSDVGHVSNEDAALAMADVITDETKHIYLAHLSLDNNMKELAHMSVAQVLEEKGFAVGEAFEVHDTDPKAPTKIQYV, encoded by the coding sequence ATGGGTTTGCATTTTAGTGTACTTGCAAGCGGCAGTACAGGAAATGCGCTATATGTAGGGACCGAGAAACAAAAATTGCTCATTGATGCAGGCTTGAGTGGAAAAGCGACAGAAGCCCTATTTCAGCAAGCTGAATTGAATATCCAAGATATATCAGGTATTCTTGTCACACATGAGCATAGTGATCATATTAAAGGTCTCGGCGTTTTAGCACGTAAATATCAGTTACCTGTGTATGCAAATGAAAAAACGTGGAGCGCTATGGAACATTTAATTGGTAACATTCCAACTGATCAAAAATTTGTTTTCTCAATTGGTGATGTGAAAACATTTGGAGATATTGAAGTGGAATCATTTGGCGTTTCTCATGATGCGGCAGAGCCAATGTTTTATGCATTTCATCATAATGGTAGAAAATTGGCCCTTATTACAGATACAGGTTATGTAAGTGATCGTATGAAAGGTATCATTAAAGGAGCAAACGCATTTGTGTTTGAAAGTAATCACGATGTTGAAATGCTTCGTATGGGACGTTATCCATGGAGTATAAAACGACGCATTTTAAGCGATGTGGGTCATGTTTCTAATGAAGATGCAGCACTTGCAATGGCTGATGTTATTACAGATGAGACGAAACACATTTATTTAGCGCATTTGAGCTTAGATAATAATATGAAAGAACTAGCACATATGTCTGTTGCACAGGTGCTAGAGGAAAAAGGTTTTGCAGTTGGAGAAGCGTTTGAGGTACATGATACGGATCCAAAGGCACCAACGAAAATTCAATACGTATAA
- the walK gene encoding cell wall metabolism sensor histidine kinase WalK, with protein MKKVGFFQSIHLKFVLIYMLLILIAMQVIGVYFVRELEKSLVQSFKDSLTQQTNLLSYNLKQEFAKEREKTDPPLEDALKTSITDFASDRKKDIQEVRVIDPNRRLLAISNSSKQGMVGKTITDITVQRAIVQKKAEGKIEKDGKTGHRVQVMATPIEGEKGKIIGVIHIVASMEDVYKQMKDINQIFATGTVIALLVTAVLGILLAQTITRPISDMRRQAIEMAKGNYSRKVKVHSHDEIGQLALAFNNLSKKLQQARSSTESERRKLSSVLSHMTDGVIATDRKGDIILLNDPAEKMLNVSRETALDQSVLEVLGIQEEFTLDHLYEEPDSVLLDFSTRNEPYILRASFSVIQKETGKANGLIAVLYDVTEQERIDRERREFVANVSHELRTPLTTMRSYLEALSDGAWQDPNIAPQFLTVTQEETERMIRLVNALLQLSKLDSTEHRLMKEWVDFTDFFNNVIDRFEMSKEQNVIFKRSFSKKSRFIDMDADKITQVLYNIISNALKYSPEGGTVTYRLRDREDMLEISVSDQGMGIPKENVEKIFERFYRVDKARSRQMGGTGLGLAIAKEMIEAHGGSIWAKSEEGKGTTIYFVLPMAKEEEDDWE; from the coding sequence ATGAAGAAAGTTGGTTTTTTTCAATCGATTCATTTAAAGTTTGTGCTCATCTATATGCTATTAATTTTGATAGCAATGCAGGTTATTGGTGTATATTTTGTTCGTGAACTGGAGAAAAGTCTCGTACAAAGTTTTAAGGATTCATTAACACAACAAACGAATTTACTGTCTTATAATTTGAAGCAAGAGTTTGCAAAAGAGCGTGAAAAAACAGATCCCCCTTTAGAAGATGCACTTAAAACATCAATTACTGACTTTGCATCAGACCGGAAAAAGGATATTCAAGAAGTACGTGTGATTGACCCAAACAGGCGTCTATTAGCAATATCTAATTCATCTAAGCAAGGTATGGTAGGGAAAACAATAACAGACATAACAGTGCAAAGGGCTATTGTACAAAAAAAGGCTGAAGGAAAGATTGAGAAAGATGGAAAAACCGGTCATCGTGTTCAAGTTATGGCTACCCCAATTGAAGGAGAAAAGGGGAAAATAATTGGTGTCATTCACATCGTTGCTTCGATGGAAGATGTTTATAAGCAGATGAAGGATATCAATCAAATTTTTGCAACGGGGACAGTGATTGCTTTATTAGTAACAGCAGTTCTAGGGATTTTATTAGCTCAAACAATTACAAGACCAATTTCAGATATGCGAAGGCAAGCAATTGAAATGGCAAAGGGAAATTACTCCCGTAAGGTAAAAGTACACAGTCATGATGAAATTGGTCAATTAGCACTAGCGTTTAATAATTTATCAAAAAAATTACAACAAGCGCGTTCTTCGACTGAAAGTGAAAGACGTAAGCTTTCGTCTGTTTTATCTCATATGACAGATGGTGTAATTGCTACTGATCGAAAAGGGGACATTATTTTATTAAATGATCCGGCAGAAAAGATGTTAAACGTTTCACGTGAAACGGCATTAGATCAGTCTGTTTTAGAAGTGCTAGGCATTCAAGAGGAATTTACACTCGATCACCTATATGAAGAACCAGATTCTGTTTTATTAGATTTCAGTACGCGAAATGAACCGTATATCTTAAGAGCTAGTTTTTCTGTTATTCAAAAAGAAACAGGTAAAGCAAATGGTTTAATCGCTGTGTTGTATGATGTAACAGAACAAGAGCGAATTGACCGTGAGCGCCGTGAGTTTGTAGCAAATGTATCACATGAACTACGGACGCCGTTAACAACGATGCGTAGTTATTTAGAGGCACTTAGTGATGGTGCATGGCAAGATCCGAATATTGCACCGCAATTTTTAACAGTTACACAAGAAGAAACGGAAAGAATGATTCGACTTGTGAATGCCTTGTTACAATTATCTAAATTAGATAGTACAGAACATCGTTTAATGAAAGAATGGGTAGATTTTACAGATTTCTTTAACAATGTTATCGATCGTTTTGAAATGTCGAAGGAACAAAATGTAATTTTCAAGCGTTCATTCTCTAAGAAATCTCGATTCATTGATATGGATGCTGATAAAATTACACAGGTTTTATACAATATCATTTCAAATGCGTTAAAGTACTCTCCTGAAGGTGGAACAGTAACATATCGCCTGCGCGATCGAGAGGATATGTTAGAAATTAGTGTGAGTGACCAGGGAATGGGTATTCCAAAAGAAAATGTAGAGAAGATTTTCGAACGTTTTTATCGTGTAGATAAGGCGCGTTCAAGACAGATGGGTGGAACAGGCTTAGGTTTAGCCATTGCTAAGGAAATGATTGAGGCGCATGGTGGATCTATTTGGGCAAAAAGTGAGGAAGGAAAAGGGACAACCATTTATTTCGTCCTTCCAATGGCGAAGGAAGAAGAGGACGATTGGGAATGA
- a CDS encoding YycH family regulatory protein: MNMENFKTIVLINLVVISLFLTFNLWTYVPDSNSLQSTKFVQGNATALKQDVSNVIVPSSMIVHKDNNHFVSEKKNNINLLYTFIQTGELHDFKDITNSISKGDFLSYVHGEGKIEIVFPTEVPFDAIRSVLTIKDKKLDMFNFDRIVVDPSKSRDQNIDVNFVSYSTRKVYKMTLTGVNLRDIINAQNQFLALARPYFAYEINDTKKIFLPDGSTEMQNSMYFAQVMEVESFKNALFSDPRYVQPFSNEIEDTYTDGIRLMRINKQNRMLEYTNSSVASGAPMNGTSLMQRSFEFVNSHSGLTDAYRFDYINSKGTKGTTKFRLYEEDLPVFNREGMTELRQVWGSEELISYRRPLFKWMPYYKGGETTLPTGRTVIQSLEKNSKIAKNLIQNIGIGYKLVPEVEQNGQITNIKLKPIWYVIYGEDHHAYEWSEEKEGELIGLESD, translated from the coding sequence ATGAATATGGAAAACTTTAAAACCATTGTTCTCATTAACTTAGTTGTCATTAGTCTGTTTCTTACTTTCAATTTATGGACTTATGTACCTGATTCTAATTCATTGCAGAGCACAAAATTTGTTCAAGGTAACGCAACAGCACTGAAACAAGATGTTTCAAATGTAATTGTCCCATCTTCTATGATTGTTCATAAGGATAACAATCATTTTGTAAGTGAAAAGAAAAATAATATTAATTTATTATATACTTTTATTCAAACAGGGGAATTGCACGATTTTAAGGATATTACAAACTCCATATCTAAAGGTGATTTCCTCTCTTATGTGCACGGGGAAGGCAAGATTGAAATTGTCTTTCCGACAGAGGTTCCATTTGATGCAATTAGGAGCGTATTAACAATTAAAGATAAGAAATTGGATATGTTTAATTTTGATCGTATTGTTGTTGATCCTTCTAAAAGTCGTGATCAAAATATTGATGTGAATTTCGTTTCTTATAGTACTCGTAAAGTGTATAAAATGACATTAACAGGTGTGAATCTAAGGGACATTATAAATGCGCAAAATCAATTTTTAGCTTTAGCAAGACCGTATTTTGCGTATGAAATAAATGATACGAAAAAAATATTTTTACCAGATGGTTCAACAGAAATGCAAAATTCAATGTATTTTGCGCAAGTCATGGAAGTGGAATCATTTAAAAATGCACTATTTAGTGACCCGCGCTATGTGCAACCTTTTTCTAACGAAATAGAGGATACATATACAGATGGCATTCGTCTTATGCGAATAAACAAACAGAATCGAATGTTAGAGTATACAAATTCATCTGTAGCTAGTGGTGCACCTATGAATGGGACCTCTCTTATGCAGCGGAGTTTTGAATTTGTTAATAGTCATAGTGGATTAACTGATGCTTATCGATTTGACTATATAAATTCTAAAGGGACTAAAGGGACAACCAAATTCCGTTTGTATGAAGAAGATTTGCCAGTATTTAACCGAGAAGGAATGACCGAATTAAGGCAAGTATGGGGATCAGAAGAATTAATTAGTTATAGACGCCCATTATTTAAATGGATGCCATATTATAAAGGTGGAGAAACAACGCTTCCAACTGGTCGGACGGTTATCCAATCCCTAGAAAAAAATTCGAAGATAGCTAAAAATTTGATTCAAAACATTGGAATAGGTTATAAATTAGTACCGGAAGTTGAGCAAAACGGACAAATTACAAATATAAAGTTAAAGCCAATTTGGTACGTAATTTATGGTGAAGATCATCACGCATATGAGTGGAGTGAAGAGAAGGAGGGAGAGCTAATTGGACTGGAATCGGATTAA
- a CDS encoding radical SAM/SPASM domain-containing protein → MKKFKKFYLEITSVCNLACSFCPPTERQKQFLSVEDFSKRLDQIKPHTDYIYLHVKGEPLLHPKIDQLLDLSHEKGFKVNITTNGTLINKKRHKLLNKPALRQMNFSLHSFDGHPGSEDKEGYVRSILSFIKEATSQSELIVSLRLWNLTQDNKTNLEIQRNRNLLEIIEKEFDLPYKIEEKITPGSGVKIADRIFINQDYEFQWPALHEEEDDGKGFCHGLRNQAGILANGTVIPCCLDGEGIINLGNINDASFSDIIERDRAQNLVDGFSRRVAVEELCRKCGYRKRFGK, encoded by the coding sequence TTGAAAAAGTTTAAGAAGTTTTATTTAGAGATTACTAGTGTATGTAATCTTGCATGTAGCTTTTGTCCGCCAACAGAACGACAGAAGCAATTTCTTTCTGTGGAGGATTTTTCTAAGAGATTAGACCAAATTAAACCTCACACGGACTACATTTATTTACATGTAAAAGGTGAGCCGTTGCTTCATCCTAAAATAGATCAATTGTTAGACTTAAGTCATGAAAAAGGGTTTAAGGTTAATATTACAACCAACGGAACGTTAATTAATAAAAAGAGGCATAAATTATTAAATAAACCTGCACTAAGACAGATGAATTTTTCACTTCATAGTTTTGATGGTCATCCAGGATCTGAAGATAAAGAAGGGTATGTAAGAAGCATACTTTCCTTTATTAAAGAAGCAACGAGTCAATCGGAATTAATTGTTTCGCTGAGGCTATGGAATCTTACGCAAGACAATAAGACAAATCTTGAAATACAGCGAAACAGAAATTTATTAGAAATTATTGAGAAAGAATTTGATTTACCATATAAAATTGAAGAGAAGATTACACCAGGAAGTGGCGTGAAGATTGCGGATCGCATCTTCATTAACCAAGATTACGAATTTCAGTGGCCGGCATTGCATGAAGAAGAGGACGATGGGAAAGGCTTCTGTCATGGTCTTCGAAATCAAGCAGGTATTTTAGCAAACGGGACTGTTATCCCTTGTTGTTTGGATGGTGAGGGAATTATCAACCTTGGAAATATTAATGATGCTTCATTTTCTGATATTATCGAAAGGGATAGAGCCCAAAATCTTGTAGATGGATTTTCACGAAGAGTGGCAGTAGAGGAACTATGTAGAAAATGTGGATATCGTAAGAGGTTTGGAAAATAG
- a CDS encoding two-component system regulatory protein YycI, translating to MDWNRIKTIFIVTFFILDLFLVFQFIQKQDSNQLELMAETKVDQQLKDDKITIGDLPKEPKKDSFITAKNKEFKEEDIRSLKNQTVTLRDLNTIESKLKEPLLNAKTLSKDKYSEFLKNYVLDGQKYEFGKAEATKIYFFQKYKDKPIFYNDHGMIVVDVNEKGEFISYTQTMLTDLKEMGENEKAKEQEIITAQTALENLYFKTGIKQNTHFKEAQIGYATLVASSASNIQVLAPTWNLKTDRKVDYFVNAIEGQVIKLGKEKENEKEKIME from the coding sequence TTGGACTGGAATCGGATTAAAACAATATTTATTGTTACCTTTTTTATTTTAGACCTCTTTCTCGTTTTTCAATTCATTCAAAAACAAGATAGTAACCAATTAGAGCTCATGGCAGAAACAAAGGTTGATCAGCAGTTAAAAGATGATAAAATTACCATTGGTGATTTACCAAAAGAACCAAAGAAAGATTCCTTTATTACAGCGAAAAATAAGGAATTTAAAGAAGAAGATATACGTTCTTTAAAAAATCAAACAGTTACTTTACGAGATTTAAACACAATTGAAAGTAAATTAAAGGAACCATTGTTAAATGCAAAAACACTTTCTAAAGATAAATATAGTGAGTTCTTGAAAAACTATGTGCTAGATGGTCAGAAATATGAGTTTGGTAAAGCAGAAGCAACGAAAATCTATTTCTTTCAAAAGTATAAAGATAAACCTATCTTTTATAATGATCATGGGATGATTGTTGTGGATGTAAATGAGAAAGGTGAATTTATTTCGTATACACAAACAATGTTAACCGATTTAAAAGAGATGGGTGAGAATGAAAAAGCAAAAGAGCAAGAGATTATTACCGCTCAAACAGCTTTAGAAAATTTATACTTTAAGACTGGAATAAAACAAAATACACATTTTAAAGAAGCACAGATTGGATATGCAACTCTTGTAGCATCTTCTGCTTCTAATATACAAGTGCTTGCTCCGACATGGAATTTAAAAACAGATCGAAAAGTAGATTATTTTGTGAATGCCATTGAGGGACAAGTTATTAAGTTAGGGAAAGAAAAGGAAAATGAAAAAGAAAAAATAATGGAGTGA
- the rlmH gene encoding 23S rRNA (pseudouridine(1915)-N(3))-methyltransferase RlmH, whose amino-acid sequence MNISIISIGKLKEKYLKQGIAEYLKRLSAYAKVEVIELPDEKAPENLSEAEMLIVKEKEGIRILDKISDDTHVIALAIEGKQKSSEEFAANLDRLATYGKSKVAFIIGGSLGLSSEVMKRSNESLSFSKMTLPHQLMRLVLLEQVYRAFRINRGEPYHK is encoded by the coding sequence GTGAATATCTCGATTATTTCAATCGGAAAATTAAAAGAAAAATATTTAAAACAAGGTATTGCAGAATACTTAAAACGACTATCTGCGTATGCAAAAGTAGAAGTTATTGAATTGCCGGATGAAAAAGCACCGGAAAATTTAAGTGAAGCAGAAATGTTAATTGTAAAAGAAAAAGAAGGAATACGAATACTAGATAAAATTTCAGATGATACACATGTTATTGCATTAGCAATCGAAGGAAAACAAAAGTCATCAGAAGAATTTGCAGCGAATCTTGATCGTCTTGCTACATATGGAAAAAGTAAAGTAGCATTTATCATTGGGGGATCACTCGGGCTTAGCTCGGAAGTGATGAAGCGCTCTAACGAATCACTTTCATTCTCGAAAATGACATTGCCGCATCAGCTGATGAGATTGGTACTTTTAGAGCAAGTGTATCGGGCTTTTCGGATTAATCGTGGTGAACCTTATCACAAGTAA
- a CDS encoding S1C family serine protease — protein MSFIDEEKFRMKRTGKKKHKGIIISSIAGTIVGASLFAFGAPLFSQSETGPLQQAEASEENMVVKQSQTANHSGFVDAVDRASEAVVGVINIQRDNFSEADSEAGTGSGVIYKKTNGHAYIVTNHHVVSGANRIEVSLSDGKKVPGKILGSDVVTDLAVLEIDAKPVKKVIEIGDSNTVRRGEAVIAIGNPLGLQFSGTVTQGIISANERIVPVDLDQDGHYDWQVEVLQTDAAINPGNSGGALVNVAGQLVGINSMKIAAKEVEGIGLAIPVSRAVPVMNELEKYGKVKRPYVGIELRSLNEIPNYYWSKTLHLPGNVTDGVCILDVKSPSPGADAGLREHDVIIAVDGKPIHDIIGFRTILYNKKIDDKMTLTFYRGTKRATTTVKLGSQNY, from the coding sequence ATGTCCTTTATTGATGAAGAGAAATTTCGTATGAAACGAACAGGTAAAAAGAAGCACAAAGGTATCATTATTTCTAGCATAGCAGGAACAATCGTAGGGGCTTCATTGTTTGCATTTGGAGCTCCTTTATTTTCTCAATCTGAAACTGGCCCCTTGCAGCAAGCTGAGGCAAGTGAAGAGAATATGGTAGTAAAGCAATCACAAACAGCGAATCATTCTGGTTTTGTAGATGCTGTTGATCGTGCATCGGAAGCCGTTGTTGGTGTAATAAACATCCAACGTGATAATTTTTCAGAAGCAGATTCAGAAGCTGGAACAGGATCAGGCGTCATTTATAAGAAAACAAATGGTCATGCTTATATCGTAACAAACCATCATGTTGTTTCAGGAGCGAATCGTATTGAGGTGAGCTTAAGTGATGGAAAAAAGGTTCCTGGTAAAATATTAGGTAGCGATGTAGTTACAGATTTAGCTGTTCTAGAAATAGATGCAAAGCCAGTTAAGAAAGTAATTGAAATTGGTGATTCTAATACAGTGCGTCGAGGTGAAGCAGTCATTGCAATTGGGAACCCACTTGGATTACAATTTTCAGGAACTGTTACACAAGGAATTATTTCTGCAAATGAGAGAATTGTTCCTGTAGACTTAGATCAAGATGGGCATTATGATTGGCAAGTAGAAGTACTGCAAACAGATGCAGCTATTAACCCAGGGAATAGTGGCGGTGCACTTGTAAATGTAGCAGGACAACTTGTTGGAATTAATTCGATGAAAATTGCAGCGAAAGAAGTAGAAGGAATTGGGCTTGCCATCCCTGTTTCGAGAGCAGTTCCTGTTATGAATGAACTTGAAAAGTATGGGAAAGTAAAACGTCCTTATGTTGGAATTGAACTGAGATCTCTAAATGAAATTCCGAATTATTACTGGTCTAAAACGCTGCATTTACCAGGAAATGTAACAGATGGTGTCTGCATTTTAGATGTGAAAAGTCCATCGCCTGGTGCAGATGCAGGACTTAGGGAACATGATGTAATTATAGCTGTTGATGGAAAACCAATACATGATATTATTGGATTCCGAACGATATTATATAATAAAAAAATTGACGATAAAATGACTCTGACATTTTATCGTGGTACAAAACGAGCAACAACAACGGTGAAATTAGGCAGTCAAAATTATTAA
- a CDS encoding adenylosuccinate synthase, with translation MSSVVVVGTQWGDEGKGKITDFLSEHAEVVARYQGGNNAGHTIVFGGVKYKLHLIPSGIFYKEKICVIGNGMVVDPKALLVELKYLHDRGVSTDNLRISNRAHVILPYHLKQDELEEERKGDNKIGTTKKGIGPAYMDKAARVGIRMADLLDREAFKEKLERNLAEKNRLFEKMYDAEGFNADEIFEEYFEYGQRIAQYVCDTSVVLNDALDEGRRVLFEGAQGVMLDIDQGTYPFVTSSNPVAGGVTIGSGVGPSKINRVVGVCKAYTSRVGDGPFPTELNDEIGHQIREVGREYGTTTGRPRRVGWFDSVVVRHARRVSGLTDLSLNSIDVLTGIPTVKICIAYKYNGEVLDEVPANLNILAKCEPVYEELPGWTEDITGVKSLEELPENARHYVERVSQLTGIQLSMFSVGPDRNQTNIVRNVYGV, from the coding sequence ATGTCTTCAGTAGTAGTTGTAGGAACACAGTGGGGCGATGAAGGAAAAGGTAAAATTACTGATTTCCTTTCTGAACATGCGGAAGTAGTTGCAAGATATCAAGGTGGAAACAACGCAGGACATACAATTGTTTTTGGCGGTGTTAAGTATAAACTACACTTAATTCCATCTGGTATTTTCTATAAAGAAAAAATTTGTGTTATCGGAAACGGTATGGTAGTAGATCCAAAAGCATTACTTGTAGAATTAAAATACTTACACGATCGTGGTGTAAGCACTGATAATTTACGTATTAGTAACCGTGCGCACGTTATTTTACCTTATCACTTAAAACAAGATGAGTTAGAAGAAGAGCGTAAAGGTGATAACAAGATCGGTACAACGAAAAAAGGTATTGGTCCAGCATACATGGATAAAGCTGCTCGCGTTGGTATTCGTATGGCTGATCTTTTAGATCGTGAAGCATTTAAAGAAAAGCTTGAACGTAATTTAGCAGAAAAAAATCGTCTGTTTGAAAAAATGTATGATGCAGAAGGATTTAATGCAGATGAAATCTTTGAAGAGTACTTTGAATATGGTCAAAGAATCGCGCAATACGTATGCGATACATCTGTTGTATTAAATGATGCGTTAGATGAAGGACGCCGCGTATTATTTGAAGGTGCACAAGGCGTAATGCTTGATATTGATCAAGGTACGTATCCATTCGTTACATCTTCTAACCCAGTTGCTGGTGGTGTAACAATCGGTTCTGGAGTTGGTCCTTCTAAAATCAATCGTGTAGTAGGCGTATGTAAAGCATATACAAGCCGTGTTGGTGACGGTCCATTCCCTACTGAACTTAATGATGAAATTGGCCATCAAATTCGTGAAGTTGGTCGTGAATATGGTACAACAACAGGTCGTCCACGTCGCGTAGGTTGGTTTGACAGCGTTGTTGTAAGACATGCACGCCGTGTGAGTGGTTTAACAGATTTATCTTTAAACTCTATCGACGTATTAACAGGTATTCCAACTGTGAAAATCTGTATTGCATATAAGTATAATGGAGAAGTTCTGGATGAAGTTCCAGCAAACTTAAACATTTTAGCAAAATGTGAGCCTGTATATGAAGAGCTTCCAGGTTGGACAGAAGATATTACTGGTGTAAAATCATTAGAGGAGCTTCCTGAAAATGCAAGACATTATGTAGAGCGTGTGTCTCAATTAACAGGTATCCAATTATCTATGTTCTCTGTTGGTCCAGATCGTAATCAAACAAACATCGTTCGTAACGTATACGGTGTTTAA
- the guaC gene encoding GMP reductase — MEKVFDYEDIQLIPAKCIVNSRSECDTSVTLGKHTFKLPVVPANMQTIIDEKIAVYLAENKYFYIMHRFEPEKRISFIKDMHSRGLIASISVGVKEEEYEFVQQLAAEQLSPEYITIDIAHGHSNAVIKMIQHIKTHLPESFVIAGNVGTPEAVRELENAGADATKVGIGPGKVCITKIKTGFGTGGWQLAALRWCAKAASKPIIADGGIRTHGDVAKSIKFGATMVMIGSLFAGHEESPGETIEKDGKLYKEYFGSASEFQKGEKKNVEGKKMFVEHKGSLEDTLIEMEQDLQSSISYAGGTKLDAIRTVDYVVVKNSIFNGDKVY, encoded by the coding sequence ATGGAAAAAGTATTCGACTATGAAGATATTCAATTAATTCCGGCAAAATGTATAGTAAATAGCCGTTCTGAATGTGATACAAGTGTAACTTTAGGAAAACATACATTTAAATTACCTGTCGTACCTGCAAATATGCAAACCATTATAGATGAAAAAATTGCTGTATATTTAGCGGAAAATAAATATTTCTATATAATGCATCGTTTTGAGCCAGAAAAGCGTATCTCTTTCATTAAAGATATGCACTCTCGTGGCTTAATCGCATCTATTAGTGTTGGTGTGAAAGAAGAAGAATATGAATTTGTACAACAATTAGCTGCTGAACAGCTTTCTCCTGAATATATTACGATAGATATCGCACATGGGCATTCCAATGCGGTGATAAAAATGATTCAACACATTAAAACACATTTACCTGAGAGCTTTGTTATCGCAGGAAATGTAGGAACTCCAGAAGCAGTAAGAGAGTTAGAAAATGCTGGTGCTGATGCAACAAAAGTAGGTATCGGACCTGGTAAAGTATGTATCACAAAAATTAAAACAGGCTTTGGAACTGGCGGCTGGCAATTAGCTGCACTTCGTTGGTGTGCAAAAGCTGCAAGTAAACCAATTATTGCTGACGGCGGTATTCGTACTCACGGTGATGTAGCTAAATCCATTAAATTTGGCGCAACTATGGTTATGATTGGTTCATTGTTTGCCGGACATGAAGAATCTCCAGGAGAAACAATTGAAAAAGATGGGAAACTCTACAAAGAATACTTTGGTTCAGCTTCAGAATTCCAAAAAGGTGAAAAGAAAAACGTAGAAGGCAAAAAGATGTTTGTCGAGCACAAAGGATCTTTAGAAGATACATTGATCGAAATGGAACAAGATCTTCAGTCCTCTATTTCTTATGCTGGTGGAACGAAATTAGATGCAATTCGTACTGTAGATTATGTTGTCGTGAAAAACTCAATCTTTAATGGTGATAAAGTATATTAA
- the walR gene encoding cell wall metabolism DNA-binding response regulator WalR — MMGKKILVVDDEKPIADILKFNLEKEGFEIVMAHDGDEAIEKANEEQPDMVLLDIMLPGKDGLEVCREIRKSSEMPIIMLTAKDSEIDKVLGLELGADDYVTKPFSTRELLARVKANLRRHQQGGSAEKEENTEMVIGPIVINPNAYSVTKREESIELTHREFELLHYLAKHLGQVMTREHLLQTVWGYDYFGDVRTVDVTVRRLREKIEDNPSHPTLIVTRRGVGYYLRDPEQE, encoded by the coding sequence ATGATGGGAAAGAAAATCTTAGTCGTTGATGATGAGAAACCGATTGCAGATATTTTAAAATTTAACTTAGAAAAAGAGGGCTTTGAAATTGTGATGGCGCACGATGGTGACGAAGCTATTGAAAAGGCAAATGAGGAACAACCAGATATGGTTTTATTGGATATTATGTTACCAGGGAAAGATGGGTTAGAGGTTTGTCGTGAAATACGAAAAAGCTCTGAAATGCCAATTATTATGCTAACTGCAAAAGATTCTGAAATCGATAAAGTATTGGGATTAGAGCTTGGAGCAGATGATTATGTAACAAAACCATTTAGTACGCGTGAATTATTAGCACGTGTAAAAGCAAACTTGCGTCGTCATCAACAAGGTGGCTCAGCTGAAAAAGAAGAAAATACAGAAATGGTTATTGGACCAATTGTGATTAATCCAAATGCGTACAGTGTAACGAAAAGAGAAGAAAGCATTGAACTTACACATCGTGAATTTGAATTACTTCATTATTTGGCGAAGCATTTAGGACAAGTTATGACGCGTGAGCATTTATTACAAACGGTTTGGGGCTACGATTATTTTGGAGATGTACGTACAGTAGATGTAACAGTACGCCGTTTACGTGAAAAAATTGAAGATAACCCAAGTCACCCAACTTTAATTGTAACAAGACGCGGGGTAGGGTATTACTTGCGTGATCCAGAGCAGGAATAG